One region of Miscanthus floridulus cultivar M001 chromosome 19, ASM1932011v1, whole genome shotgun sequence genomic DNA includes:
- the LOC136528360 gene encoding uncharacterized protein, translated as MGTASDLTSATSGTLGATSAPTICPFATINVKLHVPMVLELKPSNFTKWSMAFRAMCGKFGLLQHLDTASPARPTDEAWQQADFCVRRWMYSTASDSVLNLTMTNTQQTACALWQAIDDVFQANKAPRAIFLNHEFHSMIQGDSSIDDYCVRMKAKADELRDVGQTVLESTLVLNLLRGLNEVYSTVADNIAGQQPLTFSSARHQLLLKELRLQNDEKVRAASALFTAASFPAGGQQQQQQDNRRPNSKKGSQQPSTSSGHNPNRRLPWGFNPWTGERVALGERVTPPGQRRHSGFGGSGGPNAQSGRQQGLLGPTPQAHTAFAPAATSDNSSGSTWDAAGLIATLQAMNMQGTSPWVVDSGASTHDVLGWISEWDA; from the exons atGGGAACTGCCTCAGACCTCACCTCTGCCACCAGCGGCACCCTAGGGGCTACTTCTGCCCCGACCATCTGCCCCTTCGCCACTATCAATGTCAAGCTGCACGTCCCCATGGTCCTCGAGTTGAAGCCCTCCAACTTCACCAAGTGGTCGATGGCTTTCCGCGCCATGTGCGGGAAGTTTGGCCTGCTGCAACACCTCGACACCGCCTCCCCTGCGCGCCCCACCGACGAAGCATGGCAGCAGGCTGACTTCTGCGTCCGCAGATGGATGTACAGCACCGCCTCCGACTCAGTCCTCAACCTCACCATGACCAACACTCAGCAGACGGCATGCGCGCTGTGGCAGGCCATCGACGACGTGTTCCAGGCGAACAAAGCGCCTCGTGCCATCTTCCTCAATCACGAGTTCCACTCGATGATTCAAGGGGATTCCTCCATCGACGACTACTGCGTCCGCATGAAGGCGAAGGCCGACGAACTGCGTGACGTTGGCCAGACCGTCCTCGAGAGCACCCTCGTCCTCAACCTTCTGCGCGGCCTCAACGAGGTCTACTCTACGGTCGCCGACAACATCGCCGGGCAACAGCCCCTCACCTTCTCCTCCGCTCGCCATCAGCTTCTCCTCAAGGAACTGCGGCTACAGAATGACGAGAAGGTACGTGCTGCCTCGGCGCTCTTCACTGCTGCTTCCTTTCCTGCTggtggccagcagcagcagcagcaggacaaCCGGCGCCCCAACAGCAAGAAGGGCAGCCAGCAGCCCTCCACCTCTAGCGGCCACAACCCCAACCGGCGCCTACCCTGGGGCTTTAACCCCTGGACCGGCGAACGCGTGGCTCTTGGTGAGCGGGTCACCCCTCCTGGACAACGCCGCCATAGTGGCTTCGGCGGGTCTGGTGGCCCCAACGCCCAGTCTGGGCGCCAGCAGGGCCTCCTCGGGCCTACTCCCCAGGCACACACAGCCTTCGCTCCTGCGGCAACCTCCGACAACTCCAGCGGCTCCACCTGGGATGCAGCCGGCCTCATCGCCACCCTACAGGCCATGAACATGCAGGGCACCTCACCCTGGGTCGTCGATTCCGGCGCCTCAACACATGACGTCCTCGGATG GATCTCCGAATGGGACGCGTGA